The following coding sequences are from one Salvia hispanica cultivar TCC Black 2014 chromosome 3, UniMelb_Shisp_WGS_1.0, whole genome shotgun sequence window:
- the LOC125216802 gene encoding uncharacterized protein LOC125216802 translates to MSSISLSLPSKTTFLSHNRFNFVFHGSPLLITRRNPRHISLSASVAEKNSSLEFSWVSWDKVSPDDYNGWDVLEPAPKIAEKRGWRTFAVVGFGASVVASLGFFAYFWFYSKGFGVRFRSPLSALQGFSVPSLTIKDEQGIGEVREDDVPSAESEMPEETLADPFVATEHKLERVIVPCSVDVAQQEAVSALKKLKIIEDSVSADELCTRREYARWLVRANSQLERSRRHRLNPFAALCGSRITAFDDVGVEDPDFEHIQTLAEAGIIRSKLSDGNHGSNLNGDKELSYFSPERLISRQDLVTWIAKIEYDVVAGIDKEMARRSIGFLDVKEISSDALLELFADYQADRKSITRGVFGQSRRFQPSKPCTKAQAAVALTCGRVTEFIQAEISRLEAEKLAKEIELKELMTEILERGDIKEYWEQKMEKERKRGLEVEVEYRSAIMALEEERIAQESGSAELVKQKAALECQEQLLSSIKAEVTEMSEILSVEKAKYDDELHGIQETRHDLQAKYEELIDAKSILEAEIEALRILRSWVEDEAKKSQARAKVLEEAGRRWKWDG, encoded by the exons ATGTCATCAATTTCGCTCTCTTTGCCCTCCAAAACCACCTTCTTATCACACAATCGCTTCAATTTCGTCTTTCACGGCAGCCCACTGCTAATCACGCGCAGAAACCCTAGGCACATTTCGCTGTCAGCTTCTGTGGCTGAGAAAAACTCGAGTCTTGAATTTTCTTGGGTTTCTTGGGACAAAGTTAGTCCTGATGACTACAATGGCTGGGACGTTTTGGAACCTGCTCCGAAAATAGCTGAAAAGAGAG GTTGGCGGACATTTGCTGTAGTTGGTTTTGGAGCTTCAGTTGTTGCATCTCTTGGTTTCTTTGCCTATTTTTGGTTCTATAGTAAAG GTTTTGGTGTTCGATTCAGAAGTCCGCTTAGTGCTCTACAAGGCTTTTCGGTGCCTTCTTTAACCATCAAGGATGAACAAGGAATTGGAGAAGTTCGTGAAGATGACGTGCCATCGGCAGAATCTGAGATGCCTGAGGAAACACTTGCTGATCCTTTTGTGGCGACAG AGCACAAGCTTGAGCGAGTCATAGTTCCATGTTCTGTGGATGTTGCTCAGCAAGAAGCTGTTTCAGCACTTAAGAAACTCAAG ATTATCGAAGATTCTGTTAGTGCAGATGAATTATGTACTAGACGAGAATATGCACGGTGGTTAGTGCGTGCAAATTCACAGCTGGAGAG GAGTCGGAGACATCGATTGAATCCATTTGCTGCACTTTGTGGATCTAGAATTACCGCCTTTGATGACGTGGGAGTTGAGGACCCTGATTTTGAACATATTCAAA CTCTAGCTGAGGCCGGTATTATTAGAAGCAAACTATCAGATGGAAACCATGGCTCAAATCTTAATGGAGACAAAGAACTTTCCTATTTTTCTCCGGAAAG GCTCATATCTCGCCAGGATCTGGTTACTTGGATAGCAAAAATAGAGTATGATGTTGTGGCTGGGATCGATAAAGAG ATGGCAAGGAGGAGCATTGGTTTTCTAGATGTTAAGGAGATATCTTCTGATGCGTTGTTAGAACTTTTTGCGGACTATCAAGCTGATAGAAAGAGCATAACAAGAGGAGTTTTTG GGCAGAGCAGGCGATTCCAACCAAGCAAACCATGCACAAAGGCTCAGGCCGCAGTTGCACTGACATGCGGAAGAGTGACAGAATTCATACAAGCAGAAATATCTAGACTTGAAGCTGAAAAACTTGCAAAGGAAATCGAATTAAAAGAATTGATGACTGAAATTCTAGAGAGAGGCGACATAAAGGAGTATTGGGAGCAAAAGatggagaaagaaagaaaacgtGGCTTGGAAGTGGAAGTTGAGTATCGATCAGCCATTATGGCTTTGGAAGAGGAGAGGATTGCTCAGGAGAGTGGTTCAGCTGAATTGGTTAAGCAGAAGGCAGCTTTGGAATGCCAGGAACAGTTGCTTTCTAGCATAAAAGCAGAAGTAACAGAAATGTCTGAAATACTTTCTGTAGAGAAGGCCAAGTACGATGATGAGCTGCATGGCATACAGGAAACACGGCATGATCTGCAGGCAAAGTATGAAGAACTGATCGATGCAAAGTCGATATTGGAAGCTGAAATAGAAGCCCTGCGTATATTGAG ATCGTGGGTTGAGGACGAGGCGAAAAAAAGCCAAGCTCGTGCAAAGGTCCTCGAGGAAGCTGGGCGGAGATGGAAATGGGACGGTTAA
- the LOC125210320 gene encoding dof zinc finger protein DOF5.4-like, which translates to MHCIGEEIGPEGRFIGAGDRRMRPHNHQVVKCPRCDSLNTKFCYYNNYNLSQSRHFCKRCRRYWTKGGVLRIVRVGGGSRKTKRFKPKTNASFSAATADEDAEEKFTAQSSSLTTSAAAVATATAPPTSSAAGTDPHHVGFRRDIFAAEMESFTGMMTSPDELMMGLDIATAEKAEGLKMEDIGNEALDWGSGGDQGLFD; encoded by the exons atgcattGCATCGGAGAAGAAATTGGCCCCGAAGGGAGGTTTATCGGCGCCGGAGATAGGCGGATGCGGCCGCACAATCACCAGGTAGTCAAGTGCCCTCGCTGCGACTCGCTCAACACCAAATTCTGCTACTACAACAATTACAACCTCTCGCAGTCGCGCCACTTCTGCAAGAGATGCCGCCGCTACTGGACCAAAGGCGGCGTCCTCCGCATTGTTCGCGTCGGCGGCGGCTCCCGCAAAACCAAGCGCTTCAAGCCTAAAACCAATGCCTCCTTctccgccgccaccgccgacGAAGATGCAGAGGAAAAATTCACCGCGCAGAGCTCCAGCCTCaccacctccgccgccgcagTCGCAACCGCAACCGCTCCTCCTACATCCTCCGCCGCGGGAACCGATCCACACCACGTCGGATTCCGCCGTGAT ATCTTCGCGGCGGAGATGGAGAGCTTCACGGGGATGATGACGTCACCGGATGAATTGATGATGGGGCTCGACATCGCGACGGCGGAAAAGGCGGAGGGGTTGAAGATGGAGGATATTGGCAATGAGGCGCTGGATTGGGGGAGTGGCGGAGATCAAGGGCTGTTTGATTAA